The DNA region TTCTCCTACGGTCAGGATATCCCGCTTTTTAAATACATCACGTAATTCTTCTAAATGCGTTTCAATTCCTTGAACATTTTTATAGGGTGCGTGAGGGTCATCTCCAGATATGGTTTCAAGCGGTGCTTTCTTTATATGAGAAATGGCATCCACTCTGAACCCATCGATTCCTTTATCCAGCCACCAGTCGATCATCGTGAATAGTTCTCTTTTCACTCGTGGATTTTCCCAGTTTAAATCCGGTTGTTCTTTGGCAAATACATGAAGATAGTATTGATTTGTCGTTTCATCATATTCCCATGCAGAACCACCAAAGATCGAAACCCAGTTATTCGGCGGACCATCGATCGTTCCATCCGCCCAGATATAATAATCTCTATAGTCATCTTTGATCGAGCTACGTGACTCTAAAAACCACGCATGCTGATTAGATGTGTGATTGATCACTAGATCCATGATGACTTTGATCCCTAACTCATGGGCCTCTTTTAATAACAGTTCAAACTCCTCCATCGTACCAAATGTTGAAAGAATTTTTTGATAATCACTGATATCATAGCCATTATCTACATTAGGCGATTCATAAATAGGGGTGATCCAAATAAAACCGATGCCGAGGTCTTTCAAATAGTCGAGTTTTGAGCGAATGCCATTCAAATCACCAACGCCATCATTTGTTGTATCCATAAAACTTCTTGGATAAATTTGGTAACCAACTGCCTCTTTCCACCATGCTCTTTTAATGTTCATTTGGCTCACCTTCAATTCTCAATCTTATTTCATTCCATTATATAAGATATCAGAAAAAAGCGTATGTAAAATGCCCATACGCTTTTTTATCGATACATTGTTCGTTCTATTCTAGTTGATTGGTGTTAAATCAATGGAATAAGAAGTTAACAAATCAAAATACAAATCATTATTTAATGAGATATAATAAGTTTTCCCTTCTTCTAAATGAAGTTCTCTTTCAAAGTAAACTGAATCTCCGGCTTTTTTCATCTCGCTAAAGTCAATACTCAGCAACTCTTCCTCATCACTAGAAAGTCTAAAGCTTCCATTCCCACCTGCATTAGAAAGTAGTATCAAGTTCAGTAAGTACTCATCACTTATAGCAGTAAATTTCATTTGCTCAACATCATAAGGATGGTCAAACTGGCCTAAAATGGAAACGTTACTTTCAATTTGCTTATACTCGCCCCAATCTGGAAACTCATCTACTTTAACACTTGAATAAACTGTCTTTCCTTCAACTTCATAGACGATCCTTGCCGAACCTTCTCCACTTGCTGTAATAACACCATCTTGATTGATTGAAAAGCTAGGTACATCATCTAAAAGTCTCCAGTTTTCCCCAGGAAGCTGATATGAATCCCCAACATGATCCAATGTGATATGTTCAGAATGAGCACCGATTTTCGTTCCACCCCAAGAGCTACCGACCACAGTCTTTCCAATCACTAAGCCACTGATCAACATAACCATACCAAATAAACCAACACTAATAAACTTTTTCATCCATATCCCTCACTTTCATATTGATAGTTAATTATATCATAAACGACCTTATGACAAAAAAAACAAACAAAAAATTCTGTGTTCGGATAATGAATAAAAATAAAAAAAGAGCATCTCTGCTCTCAAAATTTATGCGGCCAAGAAGACTCGAACTTCCACAAAATTTAGTTCGAGTTTCTACATTGATAAATCGCTATATATCAACATCCCTAAATTAAAGTATCTTATATCTTTAACATTTCTTTTTTTCGTCATCTCCCTTTACAAAACATACAAAAAATGATGAACCTCGAAGTTCATCATTTTCCATCTTCTGTAATAGTTGTTAGTTTTTTAGAAGTATTTTCAAACGTTGTTTTTGCTTTTGTTACCCATGCCCCTTTTGCAGAGGTTTGAAAGTTTGAAATATAGTTTGCACTACTACTTTTTAATCGTTCTACTCGAGCTTGTCCCATGCTTTTAACAAGTTGCTTTTTCGTTTCTGCTGTTTGAACACATGGGGGAGCAACCATGCCTCGTATCAGAGCTTTTTCCAGTTCTTTTCTTAATCTTTTTAACTCTAATTTCATTTTTTCACTGCTCATTTTCTTTTTTCCGCTCCTTTTCTTTAAAAAGAGTAAGTTCATCTTCTATTAATCGGGGTTGTTTCTTATAATGAATCGTATTTTCTTCTTGTTTATTTTCTAGTTCTTTCATTGCCTGATTAACAACCCTATCCCCATCATCTTTACATTGTTCTAATAAATGATAGATTCTGCTCATATTTACTGGTTCGCTATATTCTGCTTGCTGATAATGATAGCGATAATTTTCTGCAAGATTTTCTAACTCACGACTAAATTTTTGCTTTTCATAAAAAGCTTCTTCTATCTCTTCTTCAATCTTTCTTTGGTTCTTTTCATACTCTGATTCTAGCTCTGATAATATGTTTATATATGTTCTCTCCATGAGAGTTTATCCTCCTATTTGTCTCGCTAACTCTTGGTCTGTTTCTACTTGTTTATTTATAGATGATTGTATTTGACCAATTAATTCATAGTATTCTTGTTGTATTGAAGATAATTCTGATATTTTTTGTTCATATTCTTCTTTTGGTTCTATTCGAACAATTGGCTCTGTTGCACCACCACCACTTAAAGAATCTAATACTTCTCCTTGATGTAATGTAGAGCCTATGGAGTCGGCTGTTTTCAACGTATCAGTCCATAATTTATCGGAATCTTTCTTTGCTTCCCGATACATTTTTTTGATATCATCTATTTCAATTTGAAGAGTTTTACTCATTCCTTGTGTTAATATCAGTGCTTCGGACGCATCCAAATAAATTTCTTCTGAAGCAGACAGACCTCCTCCGCTTTTTAAAAGCTTTGCCCGTAACACATCCAATGCTTTTAATTTACTCCGAGTATCTGTTTGAACTTTTTGTTGAGCTATATAAATTTTATTTAAATCAGGTGTATGTTGACGAATAAATTCTTGTTCTTTTTTTGTTAAAAAACCAGTGATTTCATGGGCTTTCCCATTTTTTATAACAATAATCTTCCCTGGATAGACACTCCCACCTATTCCAGAAACTTTATTTAATGGATCATCTTCGGATACAAAATAAATAATATTCCCCTTATAACCACTTAACAATTTCTCAAGTTCTTTTGCATTCGATAAATTTCCTTTTGTCGGAACACTCGTTAAAACATTCATCAACGGTGCAGAATTGTAAAGAATGATATTCGGTACATTATGCGCCATACCCATAATAGTTCCATTTCTTCCGCCTAAAGAGTGCCCCGTAACTGTATCAATATCGTAGCCATTTGCTTTTAAATCGTTCATAAACTTGTTACTAGCATCAAAATATGCTGACGAAGGACCGTCTCCTTTAAAGGCTATATTCCCCCATTGCCCAACATCTTTAGAACCTTCTCCAAAAAAACCATTATCAAAGTTAGTACCTGCAAAACCAACCACTACTTTTCCTGTATTGTTATCTAGAAATGCTACACCACTTGAACTTGTTTTAGAGTCGTAGAATGCATCTACTAGTTGGAGATTAGAAGGAAATTTCCCTTTTTCTTGTAATGTATCAATTTGCCCCTGAACCTCTTTTAAAGGTATGTTATTAAGTAATGCATTTTCTACTTCATAAGAAATTGTTGATACCGCACTGGTTGCTTCAGTATCTTTTTTTATCCCTTTATCTTTGACTTCATATTTACTCACTTGTTAAATCCTCCTCAGAAAGAGGTTGAAAATCAATAGAATCTGTGAAAAATATACTTAATTTTTTATCAAATCTAAATTCTAACTGTTTATAACCAACCGAGTTACCTTCTAAGTCCCCAGTTCCTTTCAACAACAAAGTAGGTGATTCATCTGTTACAATATCATAATTGCTTCTCAATGCTTGGACATTGGAATCTTCATTTGTCAATTGATATTCTAATTCATACATTGGAACTTCCGGATTATACATTTTTTTTATATTTTTATATTTATCTAATTTATCAAAGTTTCCATACTGGACAAAGAACTTGAATTTTTCAACCTTCTTTTTAATTTCTTCCTCTTGTACATCTCCTAATAAATGAAAACCACTACCATCGTATATAACTGGATACTTTTCTTTCTCAATAGGCTTACTTAAATCGTTAGAAATTTTTCTAGTATAATAAAACCCTTTCGCTTTTCTTGTATTTCTATTAATCCTTAGTAACATACCTTCTGTGAATAAATCTCCTTCTTCTGTTTTACTCATTGAAAAGTCAGAATTTAACACCCAAACCCCCTTGTCATTCTTATCAAACTCATCATCTCGGTAGCCTTCCATATCGTAGAAACTTTCCAGATTTGGTGTTGGATACATTGCTAATACCTTATCAAAACTTTGTTCAATTTCTGCTTTATTTTTTTTTTCACATCCAGTTAATCCACTCATTATCATTAGTCCTCCTATAAATAAATACAATTTTTTCAAAATACTTTCTCCTCCTAAACAGGATGAAATTTATTTACACCTTAATCAAGATTTATTTTACCAAAAGTAGGATGCAATAGATAGTTATATATTACATTTTCGTTATTCAATTTTAAATATTATTACTGATTTATGGATAAAAAAAGGGATAGTATACTTTACAACATACTATCTTCTCCTATTTAGTATTATTATATTAAACTACGTTATTAATTTCCTGTTGCAATGCAAGTACAGCATTAGGATTATCATATACACATTTTGCATCAGCAAATTTAAAAATCACAATTGACCAACTATGTATACTATAATTTTTTCCATTCAAATCTAATTTCTTCATAGCTTCTGTTGTTGATTCTATTTCTTCAATTACATATCCTTTTAAATACTAAATTTTACTAATGTGAATACCAACTATAGTGCAACTTTAAAAACAATTCCAGATAGTTTTAGAACTTCAATGTTTTTATTAAATACTATGTCTATCTCCAAGAGGGATCCAACAAAAAATTAGAGTAATTAACGTAATCGATTACAATAGTTCTCTAAAAAATATCACATCAGAACTTTTAGGAAGAAATAAAAAAAGAGTGATAAACCTTATCACATCAAGGTTTACCACTGAATGATGCGGCCAAGAAGACTCGAACTTCCACGGGAGTACTCCCACCAGCCCCTCAAGCTGGCGCGTCTGCCATTCCGCCATGACCGCCTAACAAGATTCGGCAAACCGCATCTGCCGAACTCTTTTAGTATAAAATACTCAATTATCAAAGTCAATCCCAGAGTAAGTTGGACCTACTACTTGCGTTCTTTTGCTGTAAAACTTGTGACCTCGATTTGAATCAGCCCAGTTCCTAGAACTTGTTTATCCGATAGATCAAAATCCATTCGTTTCGTTTCATGCTCCATCAATTTTAATAAAGCATGTCGTTTACGCTCTAAATCAATTAAAATAGTGGCTATTCCTTGCCCAATGATACTTCTATAATGATAGGTATACTTTGCTGCGTCATCAGCTGTAATCAGCTTATGACGACAATCCATCTCAAAACCGATCTTGGGGTTTGCTTTTAGTAGTGAGAGTTTTTTCCCTTGTCGTGCGCCATGAACATATATAAACAATCGTTCTTCGATCCATTCGTAGCCAAAATTTACAGGGACGATATAAGGAAACTCTTGATCAAAAAATGCTCATCTCGCGACATGAGCTTCGTCTAAAATTTCATCAATGATTTCTTTGTTGACTACCTCGAACTCTTTTCTGCGCATGTTCTCACTCCTTTTTTAGCGTACGTACTCATAATGATAATGATCACTCAATTTTTCATAGGCAGACAGGACTTCTGTCGGAATTTCTAGCGATTCTATATAGCCTGCTCCCTTTGGACCATAACCATTACGATCATCTCTCAAACGAGGGATTTCACCTAAAACTAGTGAGAGAAAATAGTCTTTTGTCCAAAGACCGTTCAGTTGCTTGGCTTCAAAGGTCAAGGAGGTATCGATCGTTTTAATATATGGAATAAGTGGTACTGCATTTGTAAATTGACTGCCTGATCCTCGCCATTCTTTCTCAAAAGTAGCTCTAAGCCTTCTTTGCAGAATAGGGTCTTCCAATAGCAGCACACG from Enterococcus sp. 9D6_DIV0238 includes:
- a CDS encoding tandem-type lipoprotein, translated to MKKLYLFIGGLMIMSGLTGCEKKNKAEIEQSFDKVLAMYPTPNLESFYDMEGYRDDEFDKNDKGVWVLNSDFSMSKTEEGDLFTEGMLLRINRNTRKAKGFYYTRKISNDLSKPIEKEKYPVIYDGSGFHLLGDVQEEEIKKKVEKFKFFVQYGNFDKLDKYKNIKKMYNPEVPMYELEYQLTNEDSNVQALRSNYDIVTDESPTLLLKGTGDLEGNSVGYKQLEFRFDKKLSIFFTDSIDFQPLSEEDLTSE